Sequence from the Nitrospiria bacterium genome:
TCATTACGGGCTCCCTCATCGCTTCAATGACTTGGACCATCCCGAAAAAAGTCCGGTGAAAAGTAAAAGGAACCAAATGGGCTTCCCGGACCAGGTCAAGGGGTTCTCGGTTCCAATGACAACCTAACATTTCGGCATGTTTGGGCGCCCCTTTATCCTGCCAGCGCCCTATTTTTTCCCAACTGCTTCGGCCATGCTCCAAAAGTAAAATACGTCCGTCTGTTCGGCAAACCCGCCCCATTTCTTTTAGGGCACCCACAGGATTAGAGAAGGTACATGTGGAAAGGGAAGAGACCACCGTGTCAAAACTTTGATCCGGAAAACCCAATTTCTCTGCATCCATCAAACAAAAGGTAATTGAACATTTAAGATCTTTGGCTTTTTTTTGTGCAAAGCCTAACATGGCCCCACTCATATCAACCGCGGTCAACCGGCATTTTGCAGGATAGTATTTAAAATTCCGCCCGGTGCCCGCAGCCACCTCAAGGACTCGACCAAATGCCCTTTTCATTAATTTCTTTCTAAGAAGGTTCAAACCCAAAACCTCCGGAATCCCCTCAGCCCAATCGTACCATTTGGCCATAGACCTGTATTTTTCACGGAGTTCTTTATTATTCATAATGGAATTTTATAACAAATCCCTCAATGCATGGCGACCAATTTCCCTGGTTACCGATAAAGAAATAATGCCAACTAAAACCACAATTAAGGTGAAGAGGGTCCACTCACATTAATGATGAGTGCCAAAGCAAGCCCTGCTGCCGGGGGATGTTCCGTTTGGATCACCACCATCAAGAAAATGGATAACCCAACCGCCAGCGCCCCAAAAAATGCATAGTTTAATATCCCGCTTGAAAAAATCCCGGAAATAAAAGGCAAA
This genomic interval carries:
- a CDS encoding class I SAM-dependent methyltransferase, which gives rise to MNNKELREKYRSMAKWYDWAEGIPEVLGLNLLRKKLMKRAFGRVLEVAAGTGRNFKYYPAKCRLTAVDMSGAMLGFAQKKAKDLKCSITFCLMDAEKLGFPDQSFDTVVSSLSTCTFSNPVGALKEMGRVCRTDGRILLLEHGRSSWEKIGRWQDKGAPKHAEMLGCHWNREPLDLVREAHLVPFTFHRTFFGMVQVIEAMREPVMSEKS